A DNA window from Dehalococcoidia bacterium contains the following coding sequences:
- the pdxT gene encoding pyridoxal 5'-phosphate synthase glutaminase subunit PdxT, producing the protein MATVGVLALQGDFAEHESMLKRLGVDAPEVRLPSDLEGLDALIIPGGESTTITRLMEAYGLIEPIRTFARDRPVWGTCAGAIVMARSATDLDRPTLDLIDIEVKRNAFGRQVDSFETDIPIAGVEGGPLHAVFIRAPIIASVGEGVEVLGRLESGEIVAVRQGKMLATSFHPELTDDLRMHALFVSMAKAASDGS; encoded by the coding sequence ATGGCAACCGTTGGCGTCTTGGCTCTTCAGGGCGACTTCGCCGAACACGAGAGCATGCTCAAACGCCTCGGTGTCGACGCCCCGGAAGTCCGCCTCCCCTCTGACCTCGAAGGCCTCGACGCCCTGATCATTCCGGGCGGCGAGAGCACTACGATCACCAGGCTCATGGAGGCCTACGGCCTCATCGAACCCATACGGACCTTCGCGCGCGACAGGCCAGTCTGGGGCACCTGCGCCGGGGCCATCGTCATGGCGCGCAGCGCGACGGACCTCGACCGCCCGACGCTCGACCTCATCGACATCGAAGTCAAGCGCAACGCCTTCGGCCGTCAGGTCGACAGCTTTGAGACCGATATACCGATAGCGGGTGTCGAGGGTGGGCCGTTGCACGCGGTCTTCATCCGCGCGCCCATCATCGCGAGCGTCGGCGAAGGGGTAGAGGTGCTCGGGCGCCTGGAGAGTGGGGAGATCGTCGCGGTGCGCCAGGGGAAGATGCTGGCCACTTCCTTCCACCCCGAGCTGACGGACGACCTGCGCATGCACGCCCTCTTCGTCTCGATGGCAAAGGCGGCTTCCGATGGCTCGTAG